The DNA segment GTTGTTAGTGGTGATGTTGGTTGATCCCAGAGATAGGTACACTCCTGCGCATACATGCAACATGACACTAGCTGGTAGGTCGTAAGTTAAACataccctctccacacactagTAGGAGCTGAGCAGCTCCAGTCAAAAGGACCAGCCAAGAGACACGGTCACCTTGTAACTTCTTCATGCtgttttcatgcatgcatgttccaAAAATAGTTGGCTTATGGACTTTAATCTTATACTGATGACAACAGGAAGTCTGAGTTGTGAACAGTCATCCACACATCaaaagtgtacatgcacccacatACAGAATAAATATGCAAATAAATCGATTGCTAGATACtcctacacatacacatacaatactgtacagctgctaGTTCAGTTACTAACGGCCCCCTGTCCACAAGGAATGTAGGGTATCTAAGCACAAACAAATTAACTACTCTTCTCTTTAACTTACATGATGTCGATGGCGTGTGTGTGACAAGGCATGGTTGAGGACTCCTCCATATTACTCTTGGGTCGAACCAAGAAGGTCCCGTTGAGTTTACCAGTGAGCATGTCTCAAGAACCATCTCTCCTGAGGAGAGGGTGAGAGGAAGACATTACAAAGTATACATTATTGTACCTATTCCGGAGGAACATTTTATGTACATTCATGTCCTAAGACATTTAATACCAGCTCATTTAATTCATAGGCTTTCAAATAGAGTTTTAAGATCACTTTGGTACACTACTctgcatacatacacatgGCTATATACTTTTGTTTGAGATAGCCCCACTGTACACAGTAAACAATTGACTAATGGAAAGGCAACATGCACCATTTGCTAGAGTTCCTAAACTATCACAGCCCTAGGCTATTAAACGTGCACAAACATTGCCTCAGGACAACACAACAAGCAATGCTCACAATAAACAATGAAGCACTCTATCAGATTGAAAGCaatcacacacccactctaagcaaccatgggctataattacGTACCCAACGCTTAAAAGGATAATGGATTATTGTGTacccagctacatgtatataagtgCATGGAATAGCATGCAAATAGGCTACTCTGGACATGCAGGAAACCATTGCTAGGGAAAAGGCTATACCTTTATGAAAGCAAGTGTGCACATAATGGATGCAAATTATTGAATATTGTAGCTGATGATTAGCTGTTGAGACTGCAGGCAGGGAGGCAGACGGTATTACATGTGCGTAGCAATCTTAATACCATGTCATTCATACAAATGTAGAACAGTATGAGCACATGAGGAAAGTATTTGCCACAAGGCAATGTCAGCATGTATTTCAGTTTAATGGTATTCTTTTGAACAATGAACACACTGCATGGTTGAGATTTAGTAATCTATCAACTTTTTTACTGCACATACACATAAATATAAACACCCTCATCTGTGCAAAGAAAACACACAACATCTGCTCGTGCAATTTCATTAAGCTACGTAATTATATCTATGTTAGTATATAACATTGTAAGTTAAGTACTCACGATAACTGAATGCAGTATGATGATAGACATTAATCATTATATTAGAGAATCAAGAGGTCCCAAGCGATTCGTAACCAACTTCACCAGTTCACATTCGAATTCATTGCTAAGCAACAATATCTTAGATGCAAAACACACTTCTCAGAATAAGAATGATTGGCCCTACcacaagtatataattataatatgcaaATTTAAATTGTCTAAATCATAGCTTTAGTATAACCAGATCGACATATACAGGTACACAGTACCCAGCCCGTCCTCCCCCACTCACTCATTGGGATAGGTGTGTAGCATGGCGTAGGTGGCGTAGAGTCCCTTGTCCTCCTCCACTCCACTAGAGTCAGCCTCAATATGCTCAATATGAGCATTGATCTCATCGTTGTGTCAACCACACTGCTGGAGGTGAGGAGAATTGGTAACAATGAATAACACATTAGGGTTGGTATATAACATCCATACTGAGTTTCTCACCCCAGCAAGTGCAATAATTCAGTTATGTATCATAAAAGTCAATGGTAAACACATTCACAGTTTTGCTATTGGTATAATCTGAGTCTGTACAATAATCTAAAAACTATAAAAAGCAGCAGTAAAATCTAAAATCAAACGTTTGTGCGAGTTACTGTTATTATTTAAACCAGTTCTTTGAAGTTGGCATAAGTTTCAAAACTGTCCACATAGTCAGCCAGTGCCTCGTGACAGAAAGCATACATCTCCTACACAGTGGGTGGATGTAGGATAATACAAAGTAAATGAATGTACAAAGCTCACACGTACTTTTAGTTTACTTTCAAAATAAACAGAGTAGCTAAACATTGGATCTATACAGCATATAGAATGGAGAAGAGAACAGTAGAATGTAGCTTCCAATGGACTTGTGTAATAGACTTGTAAACTTACAGGACTGCTAACGAGCCCCTCCCTCTGTTTGCGAGCAAACTTGATGAACTGGAACACATCGACCACACCCTCAATCTTGAGTCGCTCCAGTTGAGCATGCAGGGTGATGAACACTCCAGTGCGACCAATCCCATTGCTGTGTGGGTAAGGGGGGAGGTAGTAAGGGATTCAGATATGTTTACTTTAATGCATAAGTAGTGcatataccacacacacacacacacacacatgcacactcacttGCACATGACCACAATGGGCTTATTGCCTGAGGCCATCTGAACAGCATTCACCTCCTGCACAATGTCCAGTACAGCGGCagggctctgtggggggtcctTCTCGGTCCAGCGGGTGAAGTGAAATTGTGTAACCACAGAGGGGGGCTCATTGGAGGCTGCCATGGCAACGGATAGTTTCCTGACAACGTAGTTACCATAAGCGTCGAATGTCTGCTGAGTGACAGTGAAGTCACCGTAAGTGCCTGCTTCTCCTTGGAACTTTGGCCAGTAGCGATGGCACACCTCCTGTTGAAGAAGATATTCCAATAGTGAAGATACAGTAAGTGTACAATATAAGCTATAGAAGGCTAGGAGATGTATACTGTATTCACTTTAAACAGCAATGCTAAAAGGTTTTGTGTTGGTTGCGTTCATTCTTAAGTGTGTAGTTCATATCGCTCTCTCTACATAAACATTTCGACAGCAACTAaaggtacacacaacacagtgtGTTACCTGCTCCTCCTCCCTGAGGGTACAGAGCATGACGATACAGCTGCACTCATTCTCCACCACCATCCTCCACAAGTCTCCAGTGGTGTGCTCCAGGGGACCTTGAGTGGCTATGTACCCTCGCCTCTGTTGGTAGCCCTGGACAAGAGAGAATTAAAAAACTTCCCTCCTTGAAAAATCATATGAACAGTCATAGAGAAAAacatagtgtatatatatgggTACTGTATCCTCACATGAATGTAGCTGGCATTGATGTAGTTAGAACCAGAAGGTGAGAACTGAAGCTGGACTCGATGCATCTCATCTACAAATGGAAAATAAAATCTTAAAGCTAAAAACATGCAAGTTTGACTACAAGCTGGATATGTTTGCAGCACGCCATGTGGAGTTGATTTTAACTTACTTGGCAGAATCTGAGAGTATCTGTTCTTATCTTCATTCTCCTCATTCTGAGAGCTGTAGTAGTCCTCTGTCCCGTCAAGCCCAGAACACTCACTCAAAATCTGAGTAATATTAACATTTACCAGCATTCTAAGTCGACTTCCCCAATAATGTATGTGCAACAATTAATTagccatgcagttataaaatACACAGACTTGACCATAGCAATAATACACCAAATGATATCTCAAGAATGAGGTAACAATGATAAGTACATTGTGGCTAGAACAACGAATGAATAGCCTACTTTGAACTGTCGCTGGAAGCCAGTGGGTGTGTCCTCCTCTACCCAAGACTGAGCCATGTCTCTCTCCTCATCAGCAGCAGCTGGTTCTTTGAGCTGGTTGACGGTTGTCATGAGAACATGTGCTGGTATCTCTGTCTCCCCACACACTATGAGCTCCTTGAGGGCATCATGCAGGAAGATGTACTGGGACTAAGGAAGGGTGGATGCTTATATTGACTGACTAGTCACAGAATATTTATCACATTGGGCAATAAATATTGTGATTAACCATGCAGTACTAACATAACATTGCTTCTTTACGCTGTATAAGCATACATATCATGCAAcagcatgtatgtacatagcCTCTACTCAGAGgaagtgtggcctgggattgaggcacacacatgcacagagttAAAGCATACCAGAGTCTGTACGAGGAGCACCCTCTGTTTCCGAATATGAGTAACACAATCGTAGATATGTATCATCCCGTCCTGCTCCATACGATCCAACATCGTATCCAAGACGATGAACGTTCCTGTTCGTCCGACACCAGCACTGCAGTGTACGAGGAGTGGGCAGGGATCATCCTGGGGGTGTGTCTTACGAACAGCTCGGGTGAAGTAGATGAGGGACATGCCACTGGAGGGGACACCGTGGTCTGGCCAGGAGGTGTAGTGGAACAGGGTCACCTCAAACACAGCGAACGAGCCGAGGATGGGCTATAGGGGGTGGAGTTTACAATATTTATCAATAGTTGTTTGGAACCCTGTATAACAGTGGTACATGCATAATGCTtgcaatattattatgctttcTACTTCAACATTGTTATCAACAGTTAAAGGCTTCACTTCACTGCATAATGCTtgcaatattattatgctttcTACTTCAACATTGTTATCAACAGTTAAAGGCTTCACTTCACTAAGTGCGTGGGCGTTTGTGTACAAAGTACATTCCAAACTGTAAACACACTGACTTGATTGACTTTCATTCTCCTGACAGTGAAGTCGGGGAAGGCCACCATACTGGTCAGAGAGACTACAATACCACAGCCCATCTCAAGAGGTTGGTCGTCCTTCAGGGGCCAGTAACACTCACACTTTTTCTACAATGATAAGTTGTGGTAACAAGATTAGAAGGAAAACTTCCACAATGATAGCAATGGTTGGATGGTGTAGTAGCTCACCCTCTCCTCAAAACATTTGGTGAGCATGACGATTGTTCGCAGTTTGTTCTCCATAATCATCTTCCAGAAATCTTCCAGCGTATTGGGCAGAGGACCTGAGTTTTGGGGCAATGATACACTGTGAATGTGCATGAGTGATGCATTGCTTACCTTGAGCAGCAATGTACTTGGTGTTGGTCATATAGCCCTGCAAATataaatgcagtgcatgtcATGAAAAATGAGTGATGCTGAATGataattgactcacattgacatAGCTGGCATTGATGTAATCTGATCCTCTGATGTCTTTCACAGGCTTCAACTTAACACGGTTGAAATCATCTGTATACAGAATAAGCACAAGGTgacattaatttgtgtacTCACAAGGGAAGACATTTCCGAATCTGTTCTTGGTTGTATTGTGAGGCAGTTTTGACTCGTTGTTGGGAGAGTGGGGCTCCTTGCTGATGGACTGAGATGAACAAATTAGGAAGTTACCACAATATTAATTATGAACAGATTGTTCGACCCTGCACACATACTCACCGTGTACTCAGCCTCGAAGAGCTTGTCTGTGTCCTCGTGCATTGTGTCCACATGAGCAGGGAAGTCAGTcgtgtaaaatgaactgtttgTACCAAGTGCAGATCCTGTGAAATGTAAAACATAAATTGTAAGAAGCAGTTGTTACTGGTATAGTGGTTATACTGGTATAGACCCACGGGGATATCTATTGTCTAAAATTTACCAAATTTACCCCGTCCATAATTTGGATCTGAGATACGTACATCGAGTGATAGCCACCCTTTCCACTAGTCATAATGCATCCTTTATTTGTGGTATTGTGATGGCATTTTTAGTGGATACCTTGTGTATTATCTCCGCCTCCTTCCTTACTGAAGGAGGTGGTCACGCCCACATACGTATTTGCATCAGGGGTCAAGGTGTCAATGTGGTTGTCCAAGGGTATGTCTAATCGGGTCAGTGGGTCAACTTTTACAGTGAAGAGAGATTTACGCGTGACCCTCCCTCCACCAGATTTAAGGCCTGAGAAAGTGTGCTTACCAGATCTTCGAACCCTAAAAGGATCACGGTAAGTACATTGTATATCAGTGCAGCTCTGAGTATTGTACATTGAGAAAGATAGTTTTTATGAAACAACCAATGTCCTTGACTTATTACCTGACAAAAATGACCATAACTGTTCCAATGATCAGTAGAGCAACCACCAAAATGACAATCGTCGCAACTATTCCTACAACCATGACACTGCCACTGGCAGTTGGTTCTGTGAGCAGATGATTACTGTGATCTTATAGTAGGAAAATACAAAAACGGTGGTCTCACCTATACAAGATGGGGTTGTGCCACTAAATGTTCCCTGTTCAGTCTCACATGTTCTAGTTGAGGGACTATCAAGACTAAAACCAGGGGAACAGGAAAAGGTGGCCACAGTTCCGTACACGTAACTGTCATTTTCCACTGGACTAGAGTATGAGACCGTCCCATTAGTGGGAGCCATCACCGAGTCAGAGGGACATCGAATGGTGTTAGCTGTTACATAAAACAGTTATATGAATAGTACTGATATTAAACTCACCTGTAAGATTAGCACAAACAGTCACTACATCACCATGGCCATCAGGTATTCTACAGCAGTAGGTTCCTAGTGGAAACTGCAAATCACCTTCACGATAGAGTTTGACAACTTGATGGTATCTAATCCAATAAAACCTACTACCAGTGACACTGTTCTCGGTGATCATTGTTCCATTAGGAAACAGCCACTCTCCTGAACCTCCTTGTGGATTATCCCTATCCCTGCAACAGGTGGTTGAGTTGGTGTGACAGATCAAGGCAGAGTCATTTGTGGTTCCAATTCTGGTCACTAGAATGTTACTTTTGTTGGTAGAGTACGATACCCCTTGAAGTGACAGAAAGAGTGGTTGACCTGAATGATTTAGGTATATGAGCCATGCATGGCTTATTTTGGTGCAATACATACCTGCACAAACGGGAGCAGTTCCATTCCACACCCCCATAGTGCTATGACCATCACCAGTACAAGTCCTTAAATCATTTACTCCTCTTTCCTCCATACCACCAGGACAAGATATCATCAAGTATCGTGCTTGTGTTCCAAAGGGGTAAAGTGGTCCAGGAGAAAAGTGGAGTACCGAGCCATGGGGATGAGTAAGAGGTGGACACGTGATAGCTGAAATTAAAAATGAAATTTGATTGTGCGTATAATCATTATTGCAGACTTTGGCAAATGACGTCTTCTCCACTCCATGTCTTGTCAGGCTGACAAGTTCTTGTTCTCACGCTAGGAGACAGTCCGTACCCCTCATCACAGCTGTGTATAGCCACACCTCCCTCCAGTCTGGGGGTAGTAGATGGACTATAGCTGATCACTCCATCGGTGAGGGTGAGACTATCACAGACTGCTGCATAATTGGAAATGAAtaagtacatataattattaaaagggAATGGAGATTGATATTTGCAAGTTTTCATACCTCTACAACTTGGGATTGATTCAGTCCATTCTCCACCCATTCCACTTGTACCGTCCACGCAGGTCGTAGTGTTTACACCAGACAGCTGGTAACCAGACACACACGAGTACACAGCAGTGGTCCCTTCTGCTCTCGGTGTGGTGTCAGGATTGAAAATGATGTCACCATTCACAATTTGGTTGAGGTCTTTGCATATGGCTGAGCATTGTATAAGTATATCAAGTAGTAGTAATTAGGCCACTATTCACCTGAGCAAGTTGGTCTTGTGCTCCAACTCCCACTAGCCTCACAAGTCACAGTGGCTGATCCTGATATGTGATATTTATCGATACATGTGTAAGACACTGTCTCTCCAAATGTTGTTCTGGTTAGTGATCCAGGAGTTCCATTAAGAATGGTGGGAGGTGCACCACAGTCCACAACTGTACGTATTAGATACAATTATGAAGTAAGAAACTTCATTGAACCATACTTGTACAAGTTGGTAGAGGCTCCCAGATTCCATTAGTCATACAGGTAGCCATTGCTGTGGTGACTCCTGGAGAGATCCAGTATCCGGTTTCACAGGTGTAAGTCACTGTCTCTTGGTACAATGTGTTAGGATTGGTTGTTCCAGGAGATGCATTGTTGCCAGATGGAGGATCACTACAAGTGACACCTGCATATATTTATCATGcatcgtactgtacataaagTGTGGAGAAGCAGATCAGTATTAGTTGTGATTAGATTTACGTTGACAAGTTGGTAGAGGCTCCCACATCCCACTAGCCATACAAGTAGCCGTTGCTGTGGTGACTTCATCGGAGACCTCATATCCActgacacaggtgtaggtcactATCCCTTGGTAGGTTGTTCTGTTGGGTGTTCCAGGAGATGCATTGACAATGGTGGTAGGGGAGCCACAATCCACAACTTAGTGGGTGAGAACATGCAGTTaatgcagcataattatagtctgggAGCAATTTCACATACGCTGACAAGTTGGTAGAGGTCCCCAGGTCTTGTTAGCCATACAGGTAGTCGTTGCTGTGGTGACTCCATTGGAGACCTCATACCCATGGTAGCAGGTGTAGGTCACTGCTCCTTGGTACAATGTGTCAGGGTTGGGTGTTTCAGGAGATGCATTGGTTCCAGAGGGAGGGTCACCACAAGTGACACCTGCATAGATTTATCATGTAGCTACTGGAGAGGCAAAACAATACTATTTGCTATTACATTGACAAGTTGGTACAGTCTCCCACATCCCACTAGACATACAGGTAGCCGTTGCTGTGGTGACTCCAGTGGAGACCTCATACCCactgtcacaggtgtaggtcactGTCCTTAGGTAGGTTGTGTTGGTGGGTTTTCCAGGAGATGCATTGCCAATGGTGGATGGGGAGCCACAATCCACAACTGCATCCATTTACTGTACTTATTAATCAGAAAAGCAACTTCACATACGTGAACAAGTTGGTAGAGGCCCCCAGGTCCTGTCAGCCATACAGCTAGCAAATCCTGAGAAGGATCCTTGAGAGATCCAATATCCAGTGACACAAGTGTAGGTCACTGCTCCTTGGTACAATGTGTTGGTTGGTATTCCAGGAGATGCATTGTTGCCAGAGGGAGGGTCACCACATGAGACAGCTGTATATAGATTAATCATGCACCGTAATGTATTACGTAGTATGTGAAGAAGTAGAGGTATTTGATACATACGTGAACAAGTTGGTAGAGTCTCCCACATCCTATTAGCCATACAGGTAGCCATTGCTGTGGTGACTCCAGTGGAGACCTCATACCCActgacacaggtgtaggtcaccTTTCCTCCGAGAGTTGTGCCAGGAGTGGATATGCCAGGAGAGCCATTTCTAATGGTGGTAGGGGAGCCACAATCCACAGCTGAGTGGGTGAGAACACAACAGTCAATGCAGTAGCTATTATCAGTGACAGTATCAACTTCACATACGTTGACAAATTGGTAGAGGTCCCCACGTCCCACTAGCCGTACAGGTAGCCATTGCTGTGGTGACTCTAGTGGAGACTTCATACCCACTGACACAGGTGTAGATTACTGTCCCTTGGTAGGTTGTTCTGGATGGTGCTCCAGGTGAGCCATTGAGAATAGATACAGTGAGAGGATAACCACAATCCACAACTGAGTGGATGAGAGcaatttaaacacatcattattaCAATCACATGCATACGTGAACAAGTTGGTAGAGGTCCCCAGGTCTTATTAGCCATACAGGTAGCCGTTGCTGTGGTGTCTCCATTGGAGATCCAATACCCACTGACACAGATATAGGTCACTTTGCCTTGGTAGGTTGTGTCAGGAGTGGGCCCTCCAATATTTGCATTCATCATGATGGGAGGAGAGCCACAAGAAATAGCTATTAAACATAATCGTAATTATAGcgtatcgtatagcgggttactTCGCATGGTGGACATTTTCGGGTTTTTTGTATTTAGAGTAttaatacaaaaattaaaactacaatTGTGCGCAATAGTCACTAttctgataataattatttagattACAAAATCTTGTAACTGGGTATTTCATATGAACATTTTCCAcgaacgaaaattacccactatatacggtatccATGCAATGCACAGTGCCCAGACCACTATACCTGAACAGGTAGGTATGGTTCCATTCCAAATTCCTTCCAAAGTTAAAGTAGATTCAGTACATGTCCTCTCACTGTCTCCACTGGTTACTTCATACCCAGTGTTACACTCATACACAGATGTTGTCCCATAGTCATAAGGCTCAGTTGTGTTACTAGAGTAGACAATCACCCCATTCTCAATAAGAGGAAGAGCAGAGCAGGTGATTGCTATGAGAATTTTAATGAAAGTAATGCAATTTAATATAGCACATCACTTCATACCAGAACATGATGCTCCGTCACTGTACAGCACATATCCTGCCTCACATCCACAGATGAACGATCCCTCAGTGTTGATACACACTTGAGTGCAGTTGTTTGGTCCagcacactcatcaatatcacCTGTATAACGAGTGCATGGTGCAAGCTGCGCTTTGCTAATAACATGTTTTGCGTTTGCTcaagagtgttatagaagaggtaattagTGTATGATGTTATGTTATTGCAATTGTT comes from the Halichondria panicea chromosome 4, odHalPani1.1, whole genome shotgun sequence genome and includes:
- the LOC135335062 gene encoding sushi, von Willebrand factor type A, EGF and pentraxin domain-containing protein 1-like isoform X2 → MGDGRSTVGVWTGTIPICAGDIDECAGPNNCTQVCINTEGSFICGCEAGYVLYSDGASCSAITCSALPLIENGVIVYSSNTTEPYDYGTTSVYECNTGYEVTSGDSERTCTESTLTLEGIWNGTIPTCSAISCGSPPIMMNANIGGPTPDTTYQGKVTYICVSGYWISNGDTTATATCMANKTWGPLPTCSLVDCGYPLTVSILNGSPGAPSRTTYQGTVIYTCVSGYEVSTRVTTAMATCTASGTWGPLPICQPVDCGSPTTIRNGSPGISTPGTTLGGKVTYTCVSGYEVSTGVTTAMATCMANRMWETLPTCSPVSCGDPPSGNNASPGIPTNTLYQGAVTYTCVTGYWISQGSFSGFASCMADRTWGPLPTCSLVDCGSPSTIGNASPGKPTNTTYLRTVTYTCDSGYEVSTGVTTATATCMSSGMWETVPTCQCVTCGDPPSGTNASPETPNPDTLYQGAVTYTCYHGYEVSNGVTTATTTCMANKTWGPLPTCQLVDCGSPTTIVNASPGTPNRTTYQGIVTYTCVSGYEVSDEVTTATATCMASGMWEPLPTCQRVTCSDPPSGNNASPGTTNPNTLYQETVTYTCETGYWISPGVTTAMATCMTNGIWEPLPTCTIVDCGAPPTILNGTPGSLTRTTFGETVSYTCIDKYHISGSATVTCEASGSWSTRPTCSAICKDLNQIVNGDIIFNPDTTPRAEGTTAVYSCVSGYQLSGVNTTTCVDGTSGMGGEWTESIPSCRVCDSLTLTDGVISYSPSTTPRLEGGVAIHSCDEGYGLSPSVRTRTCQPDKTWSGEDVICQTITCPPLTHPHGSVLHFSPGPLYPFGTQARYLMISCPGGMEERGVNDLRTCTGDGHSTMGVWNGTAPVCAGQPLFLSLQGVSYSTNKSNILVTRIGTTNDSALICHTNSTTCCRDRDNPQGGSGEWLFPNGTMITENSVTGSRFYWIRYHQVVKLYREGDLQFPLGTYCCRIPDGHGDVVTVCANLTANTIRCPSDSVMAPTNGTVSYSSPVENDSYVYGTVATFSCSPGFSLDSPSTRTCETEQGTFSGTTPSCIEPTASGSVMVVGIVATIVILVVALLIIGTVMVIFVRVRRSGKHTFSGLKSGGGRVTRKSLFTVKVDPLTRLDIPLDNHIDTLTPDANTYVGVTTSFSKEGGGDNTQGSALGTNSSFYTTDFPAHVDTMHEDTDKLFEAEYTSISKEPHSPNNESKLPHNTTKNRFGNVFPYDFNRVKLKPVKDIRGSDYINASYVNGYMTNTKYIAAQGPLPNTLEDFWKMIMENKLRTIVMLTKCFEERKKCECYWPLKDDQPLEMGCGIVVSLTSMVAFPDFTVRRMKVNQPILGSFAVFEVTLFHYTSWPDHGVPSSGMSLIYFTRAVRKTHPQDDPCPLLVHCSAGVGRTGTFIVLDTMLDRMEQDGMIHIYDCVTHIRKQRVLLVQTLSQYIFLHDALKELIVCGETEIPAHVLMTTVNQLKEPAAADEERDMAQSWVEEDTPTGFQRQFKILSECSGLDGTEDYYSSQNEENEDKNRYSQILPNEMHRVQLQFSPSGSNYINASYIHGYQQRRGYIATQGPLEHTTGDLWRMVVENECSCIVMLCTLREEEQEVCHRYWPKFQGEAGTYGDFTVTQQTFDAYGNYVVRKLSVAMAASNEPPSVVTQFHFTRWTEKDPPQSPAAVLDIVQEVNAVQMASGNKPIVVMCNNGIGRTGVFITLHAQLERLKIEGVVDVFQFIKFARKQREGLVSSPEMYAFCHEALADYVDSFETYANFKELV